From Candidatus Woesearchaeota archaeon, one genomic window encodes:
- a CDS encoding 2'-5' RNA ligase family protein: MIYFIAYLLQGEPKAFHEKLVKDIAEKFDVHYRDQKKIPSHITLKEPFKTNRIEEVEKLLELFAKKHHSSALKIEGFSHFDDNVIFQNIHPSQQATKLINALLKELKKLPWMQWQRQKSKELTLHATLAYRDIKPKFNDIWNYVNKIDYNETISLDKITILKHENNAWHIHKEYLLL; encoded by the coding sequence ATGATCTACTTTATAGCATACCTTCTACAAGGTGAGCCAAAAGCTTTTCATGAAAAACTGGTTAAAGATATTGCTGAAAAGTTTGATGTTCATTATCGAGATCAAAAGAAAATACCATCTCATATTACTTTAAAAGAGCCATTCAAAACAAACAGAATTGAAGAGGTTGAAAAACTTCTTGAATTATTTGCTAAAAAACATCATTCTTCAGCATTGAAGATTGAAGGATTCAGTCATTTTGATGACAACGTTATCTTCCAGAACATTCATCCTTCTCAACAGGCAACTAAGCTCATAAATGCATTGTTAAAAGAGCTTAAAAAACTACCATGGATGCAATGGCAGCGTCAGAAAAGTAAAGAACTCACCCTCCATGCCACCCTCGCATATAGGGATATTAAACCTAAATTTAATGATATTTGGAATTATGTGAATAAGATAGATTATAATGAAACTATTTCTTTGGATAAAATCACTATTCTTAAACATGAAAATAATGCCTGGCATATTCATAAAGAGTATCTATTGTTATAG
- a CDS encoding HAD family phosphatase: MITKLAKWLQLTAQQATLVHLIYALQEKNLPTNPISLEKVYLRETKTFIQKSNLFTQLKFLQERGIVSKTAQSNYILHLRGIQEVLYAQKQELTQEIDDLTLFTSETQAFFDKIVKPTSTSVTYLTTEELYKNLAFNLKNATAFYLGCDFPHYAYSLLLCANAQEAAYVEMLTARIQDNNFSLFCISPYRLESLSYKLQDKYKNKDLIKEELKNVYAHAQTITIQCPNIDLRKSPTPFNFALIENPKNGNTLFMFLKDSKGAVTGGILINSYETTKQTKQHFLTQLGLNPMLKKSEDFPVFSDVDFLPSSEIHKKKLIAFDVNRIFTVNHTTVELANLIGREKAVLDFITKQIEGLLSMQEAIIESARLLKGLSVKEIEKLLPYVTLMKNVKKGILKLKEANYYLVAISSGFSHLVTPICKELGIDEVYCNVLGEKEGKLTGEVIERNVLADDVKYYIVKYLQERLSIPQERSIGVGDGYSDIPLLKSSKKRICFNPSKKMKELFKAGDPAITHLVEEPDFMNLVEEILKNKD, from the coding sequence ATGATTACAAAACTAGCAAAATGGCTTCAGCTTACAGCACAACAAGCTACTCTTGTCCATCTTATTTATGCCCTCCAAGAAAAAAATCTACCGACAAATCCTATTTCACTCGAGAAAGTTTACTTAAGAGAAACAAAAACCTTTATTCAAAAATCAAACTTGTTTACACAGCTTAAATTTCTGCAGGAAAGAGGCATTGTTTCAAAAACTGCTCAATCTAATTATATCCTGCATCTTCGTGGGATTCAAGAAGTATTATATGCGCAAAAACAAGAACTTACTCAAGAAATTGATGACCTTACTCTTTTTACTTCTGAGACACAGGCATTTTTTGATAAAATAGTCAAACCAACAAGCACTTCAGTAACATATCTTACTACAGAAGAACTCTATAAAAACTTAGCCTTTAATCTAAAAAATGCCACTGCATTCTATCTTGGATGTGATTTTCCCCATTATGCATATTCACTTCTTTTATGCGCAAATGCGCAGGAAGCTGCGTATGTTGAAATGCTTACTGCAAGAATCCAAGACAATAATTTTTCATTATTCTGCATTTCTCCTTACCGCTTAGAAAGTTTATCTTACAAACTGCAAGACAAATATAAAAACAAAGATCTTATTAAAGAAGAACTTAAAAATGTCTACGCACATGCACAAACAATCACCATTCAATGTCCAAATATTGATCTGAGGAAATCTCCTACTCCTTTCAATTTTGCTCTTATAGAAAATCCTAAGAATGGAAATACTCTTTTTATGTTTTTAAAAGACTCTAAAGGAGCAGTTACTGGTGGAATTCTTATAAATTCTTATGAAACAACAAAACAAACAAAACAGCATTTCTTAACACAATTAGGGTTGAATCCTATGCTTAAAAAGAGTGAAGATTTTCCTGTTTTTTCAGACGTGGACTTTCTACCTTCATCTGAAATACATAAGAAAAAACTTATTGCTTTCGATGTTAATCGTATTTTTACCGTCAATCATACAACGGTCGAACTTGCAAATCTTATTGGAAGAGAAAAAGCAGTACTTGATTTTATTACTAAACAAATTGAAGGTTTATTGAGTATGCAGGAAGCAATTATCGAGAGTGCCAGATTGTTAAAGGGTTTATCAGTCAAAGAGATTGAGAAGTTGCTACCATACGTAACGCTGATGAAAAATGTTAAAAAAGGTATTCTTAAACTAAAAGAGGCAAATTACTATCTCGTTGCAATTTCTTCTGGATTTAGTCATCTTGTAACACCTATCTGCAAAGAGCTTGGCATTGATGAGGTTTATTGCAATGTTTTAGGAGAGAAAGAGGGAAAATTAACTGGAGAAGTTATTGAAAGAAATGTCCTTGCTGATGACGTAAAGTATTATATTGTGAAATATCTTCAAGAACGACTTTCTATTCCGCAAGAAAGAAGTATCGGTGTAGGTGATGGATATTCTGATATTCCTCTTTTAAAATCTTCAAAGAAAAGAATTTGCTTCAATCCCAGTAAAAAAATGAAAGAATTGTTTAAAGCTGGGGATCCAGCAATAACTCACTTAGTTGAAGAACCAGATTTTATGAACCTTGTAGAAGAGATTCTTAAAAATAAAGATTAA
- a CDS encoding flavin reductase, which produces MRTLLGPQQTILVTTRGKTQIYGKEKIIDNVIPVDWHMPCSIEHFMYAIAINKKTFTHQLIKESNIFVINFIPDTMKDAAVFCGRHSGLHVDKFKEAKLFKLNASAMDCCKIAGALGYLECEVVHEVACEDHTIFVAKVIHKEEKAEAKRLFHIFDNEFTTTSS; this is translated from the coding sequence ATGAGAACATTGCTTGGGCCGCAGCAAACAATTCTGGTAACAACGAGGGGAAAAACGCAAATATACGGCAAAGAAAAAATAATTGATAATGTCATTCCTGTGGACTGGCATATGCCCTGCTCAATTGAACACTTTATGTATGCAATTGCCATTAACAAAAAAACATTCACCCATCAACTCATCAAGGAATCAAACATATTTGTGATTAATTTTATTCCTGATACTATGAAAGATGCTGCAGTGTTTTGCGGAAGGCATTCAGGGCTGCATGTTGATAAATTCAAAGAAGCAAAATTGTTCAAGCTTAACGCCAGTGCCATGGATTGCTGCAAAATCGCTGGCGCTCTTGGTTATTTAGAATGCGAAGTTGTTCATGAAGTTGCGTGCGAAGATCACACTATTTTTGTTGCTAAAGTAATTCATAAAGAAGAAAAAGCAGAAGCAAAAAGATTATTTCATATTTTTGATAATGAGTTTACAACAACCTCCTCATAA
- a CDS encoding response regulator — MALIQEKKKILIVDDEYVIRELVALSLGKDYELIKAENGEQALKQAQLKPDLIILDIMMPGMSGYDVCYRLKNDPVTKQIPIMMLTAKHEMEDLRQGIKVMVDEFLTKPFEPEQLKKIVDLWFQEPRQLRSKALHKYGSQLHYVRG, encoded by the coding sequence ATGGCATTGATACAAGAAAAAAAGAAGATTCTGATCGTAGATGATGAATATGTTATCAGAGAATTAGTAGCATTAAGCCTAGGCAAGGATTATGAACTGATCAAAGCTGAAAATGGAGAACAGGCATTAAAACAAGCGCAGCTAAAACCAGATCTTATTATTCTTGATATTATGATGCCTGGCATGTCTGGTTATGATGTTTGCTATCGTCTTAAAAATGATCCTGTTACCAAACAAATCCCCATTATGATGCTGACGGCAAAGCATGAAATGGAAGATTTACGTCAAGGAATTAAAGTCATGGTAGATGAATTTCTTACTAAACCTTTTGAACCGGAACAGCTTAAAAAAATAGTTGACCTATGGTTTCAAGAACCTAGACAACTCCGTTCAAAAGCATTGCATAAATATGGCAGTCAACTCCATTATGTAAGAGGATAG
- a CDS encoding class I SAM-dependent methyltransferase, which yields MSLNSVEDYWNVDAPNWITGSHPLLADSGIRAKAIIDVLQDFRYLRAARDLLDIGSGSGGVCAYLEDIDPYFVIAMDAAPEMLKRNPSRRKVLTDANQELPFADGCVDGVTQFFLNRYLHNPCQNTREIGRVTKSGGVILVMDHTYLGHSLEVKEFDPQQVKQSLEAICRSVHVMQVCPVFSDPESFYHRGPIYLVVGIK from the coding sequence ATGTCGCTTAATAGTGTTGAAGATTACTGGAACGTTGATGCCCCTAATTGGATTACGGGTTCCCATCCTTTGCTTGCTGACTCAGGTATAAGAGCAAAAGCAATCATTGATGTTTTACAAGATTTTAGATATTTAAGAGCAGCAAGAGATTTACTCGATATTGGTTCTGGAAGTGGAGGTGTTTGTGCATATCTTGAAGATATTGACCCCTATTTTGTTATTGCTATGGATGCAGCGCCTGAAATGTTAAAAAGAAATCCTTCGAGAAGAAAAGTGCTGACAGATGCTAATCAAGAACTTCCTTTTGCTGACGGGTGTGTTGATGGAGTTACGCAATTCTTTTTAAACAGATATTTACATAATCCTTGTCAAAACACTCGGGAAATTGGAAGAGTAACAAAATCAGGCGGAGTAATTTTAGTTATGGACCACACTTATTTAGGACATTCCCTTGAAGTTAAAGAATTCGATCCACAACAAGTAAAACAATCACTTGAAGCAATATGTAGAAGTGTTCATGTAATGCAAGTTTGTCCAGTATTTTCAGATCCTGAAAGTTTCTATCATCGCGGACCAATTTATCTTGTTGTTGGCATTAAATAG
- a CDS encoding methyltransferase domain-containing protein, with amino-acid sequence MKKIYRENYYDIISPSYDELYQQEQLKKIAIIKQHLASKLNAKTTILDIGCGPYYADWQGIVIGLDPSKELLKQAAQKGIKTIVGVAEQLPFKDRSFDYVISVTAAQNFTDVDKAFSEIKRTSKKAVITFLKGTQKEEEIINGLKKHFSITNIIDQGKDWIYFVDC; translated from the coding sequence ATGAAAAAAATATATCGAGAAAACTATTATGACATTATATCTCCATCTTATGATGAACTTTACCAACAAGAACAGTTAAAGAAAATAGCAATAATTAAACAGCATTTAGCTTCAAAGCTAAATGCAAAAACAACCATTCTTGACATTGGCTGCGGACCTTACTATGCAGACTGGCAGGGTATTGTTATCGGTTTGGATCCGAGCAAGGAACTATTAAAACAAGCAGCACAAAAAGGAATTAAAACAATAGTGGGAGTTGCAGAACAGCTCCCTTTCAAAGATAGATCATTTGATTATGTTATTTCAGTCACTGCTGCACAAAATTTTACTGATGTTGATAAAGCATTTTCTGAAATTAAACGTACCAGTAAAAAAGCAGTGATTACCTTTCTTAAAGGAACACAGAAAGAAGAAGAAATAATTAATGGGTTAAAAAAACATTTTAGCATAACTAACATTATTGATCAGGGGAAGGATTGGATTTATTTTGTTGACTGCTAA
- a CDS encoding asparagine synthetase B, with amino-acid sequence MCGIFGVFGKKQEFLKNIILLKKRGNDGSGFCTKKYAFKTDDFSLLQEKLASISNEEKEQGILIHALHALVGNIKQPIMNHDTGNKLVMNGEIYNWKELKKKYRLNGKNDAEILLEMLEYLGIDAEEKLDGVFSYAYWNQSENQIVVSRDMLGEKPLCYYYDDQTFAFASENKILDHQGVLLDPKKYIVYNTKTHALKIKNKKITLEKIKLIKLNRNNIKKKLAAALLHAFKERTSPLKKYGILFSGGIDSTFLAFLSKKKSHKSICYTAAFEDGNTRKAPDLEHAQKIAKKYGFILKTTIVSLNKLEHDLPKIMEIIESTDPVKVGVALPFYYCCNMAQKDGMKVVLSGLGSEELFAGYNRHFEVLKKNNFIYKNNEINKECLRGLLSMWERDLYRDDLITMYHTIELRLPFLDKKLINFALQIPEQYKINKEQKKIILREVAEYLGLAKDICQRPKLAAQYGSNFDKGLEKLAKKHSFKGKKEYLEHLHGSTK; translated from the coding sequence ATGTGCGGTATTTTCGGTGTTTTTGGAAAAAAACAGGAATTTTTAAAGAATATAATCCTTCTCAAAAAGCGAGGAAACGATGGAAGTGGCTTCTGCACGAAAAAATATGCTTTTAAAACAGATGATTTTTCATTATTGCAGGAGAAGCTGGCAAGCATAAGCAATGAAGAGAAAGAACAAGGAATTTTGATCCATGCATTGCATGCATTAGTTGGAAATATAAAACAGCCAATTATGAATCATGATACGGGAAACAAGCTGGTGATGAATGGTGAAATTTATAATTGGAAAGAGCTTAAAAAAAAGTATCGTCTAAACGGAAAAAATGACGCTGAGATTTTGCTGGAGATGTTAGAGTATTTAGGTATTGATGCTGAAGAAAAACTTGACGGTGTTTTTAGTTATGCTTATTGGAATCAAAGCGAAAATCAGATTGTAGTATCACGAGATATGCTCGGTGAAAAACCACTTTGTTATTATTATGATGATCAGACCTTTGCTTTTGCTTCTGAAAACAAGATACTGGATCACCAAGGAGTATTGCTTGATCCCAAAAAATATATTGTTTATAACACTAAAACTCATGCTCTTAAAATAAAAAATAAAAAAATTACCCTTGAAAAAATAAAATTAATTAAACTAAATAGAAATAATATTAAAAAAAAATTAGCAGCTGCATTGCTTCATGCCTTTAAGGAGAGAACCTCTCCCTTAAAAAAATACGGCATATTGTTTTCTGGAGGCATAGATTCAACCTTTCTTGCTTTTCTATCGAAGAAGAAAAGCCATAAGAGCATTTGTTATACTGCTGCTTTCGAAGACGGCAATACGCGAAAAGCTCCAGATTTAGAGCATGCTCAAAAAATAGCAAAGAAATATGGTTTTATCTTAAAAACAACAATAGTTTCATTGAACAAGCTAGAACATGATCTTCCTAAAATAATGGAGATTATAGAATCAACTGATCCGGTGAAAGTAGGAGTTGCGCTGCCATTTTATTATTGCTGCAACATGGCGCAAAAAGATGGTATGAAAGTGGTCCTTTCTGGTTTAGGAAGTGAAGAATTATTTGCTGGTTATAACCGGCATTTTGAAGTGTTGAAAAAGAATAATTTCATTTACAAAAATAATGAAATAAATAAGGAATGTCTACGTGGACTGCTTAGCATGTGGGAAAGAGATTTGTATAGGGATGATTTGATCACTATGTACCATACTATTGAATTAAGGCTGCCATTTTTGGATAAAAAACTTATCAATTTTGCTTTGCAGATACCAGAACAATATAAAATCAACAAAGAGCAGAAAAAGATTATTCTTCGAGAAGTTGCTGAATATCTTGGTTTAGCAAAAGATATTTGCCAGCGACCAAAACTAGCTGCGCAATATGGCAGTAACTTTGATAAAGGATTAGAGAAATTAGCTAAGAAACATAGTTTCAAAGGGAAGAAGGAGTATCTTGAGCATTTACATGGGTCAACAAAGTGA
- a CDS encoding tRNA-dihydrouridine synthase family protein, with product MPKFQFMLAPLENTSDNAFRSLCYKYGADVTFTEMARIDALARGNKSTLDKIAIINNVPTWIQIVGAKEQKLTEFLRQYQPQKGFLGFNFNLGCPSPDIINCGLGSALIKRVSKVRTLLKTVEDFGFRTSIKMRLGLHDYEKEKKVYLYLIKDVDTDFFVVHPRTAQEQYETKPDETVYEECVATGKIIIANGDINTIEKVNELKALGLHGVMIGRNAVYDPAIFNRLKGLGSPSFEDLKKEYLKLCNHFHTSDKYKTNVLGRIGKTELTDKTKAQLMRLVRG from the coding sequence ATGCCTAAATTTCAATTTATGTTAGCGCCTTTAGAAAATACCTCTGATAATGCTTTCCGCAGTTTATGTTATAAGTATGGAGCTGATGTTACGTTTACTGAAATGGCAAGAATAGATGCCTTGGCAAGAGGGAATAAAAGCACATTGGATAAAATTGCTATTATTAATAATGTGCCAACATGGATTCAGATTGTTGGCGCAAAAGAGCAGAAATTAACTGAGTTTCTTCGGCAATACCAGCCGCAAAAAGGGTTTCTTGGTTTTAACTTTAATCTTGGTTGTCCAAGCCCTGATATTATTAATTGTGGTTTAGGGTCTGCATTGATAAAAAGAGTGTCTAAAGTAAGAACACTATTAAAAACTGTTGAAGATTTTGGGTTTAGAACATCTATCAAAATGCGGCTTGGTTTGCATGATTATGAAAAAGAGAAAAAAGTGTATCTCTATTTGATTAAAGATGTCGATACTGATTTTTTTGTTGTTCATCCGAGGACAGCACAAGAACAGTACGAAACAAAACCTGATGAAACTGTTTATGAAGAATGCGTCGCAACCGGTAAAATAATTATTGCTAATGGCGATATTAATACCATTGAAAAAGTTAACGAGTTAAAAGCACTAGGTTTGCACGGTGTTATGATTGGAAGAAATGCCGTGTATGATCCAGCTATTTTTAATAGATTAAAAGGATTAGGATCTCCCTCTTTTGAAGATCTCAAGAAAGAATATCTTAAGCTTTGCAATCATTTTCATACATCTGACAAATACAAAACCAATGTCTTGGGAAGAATTGGCAAAACAGAGCTTACTGATAAAACTAAAGCACAATTGATGAGATTAGTAAGGGGGTAA
- a CDS encoding Fic family protein, protein MIHSKFTNIHPFSDGNGRTARVISNFILHSHKYPNTICIISC, encoded by the coding sequence ATTATCCATAGCAAGTTCACCAACATCCATCCGTTTTCTGATGGAAATGGGAGAACAGCGCGTGTTATAAGCAATTTTATATTACATTCTCATAAATATCCTAACACCATCTGCATAATATCCTGCTGA
- a CDS encoding Ig-like domain-containing protein, which translates to MVLRQVKIVLMFLLSLLVVATAVTAGTIGVDVVITPESPATDDTLTCDVKVTGAGEPFNVSIEWFDTTSGSKLVETSGSQHFNVTAGTYSLNLVADTTKNDKVKPGHIYDCIASVTDKDNSKQPGSKQVTVINDEPSLSFDSIVTLIEDKTPAFQSKLIDFDDFDLDDSDPEHNPNDLTLFTFTVAAQSSSNVKCEVTGSKSKPELKITTTSNFNTKGLQTLPTCTLRVSDGFDFDETSFQVEVLDVKDDPVITGLSTTSAVLGQTFSATVQATDADAGDTLTYALVSGPTGMTLSTAGQFSWVPTATGSFTAQVKVTDATGAFDTETFTITVTEKVCVSFTDVDAAVSGGGKEDLSVSAGKVTGDIEVQPGSKFEIDFTLDNLCTDDPKIDNDADCDVEVELEELCDDCDKDNQDQNLDVDAEKKEDASFTFEIPTEADDGKYDLEVDIKCDDKDGAKNYNVFNGTISVEVAKETHQVYFSELTLNPTLVSCVRKPTLTVEVANVGEKDENVELSISNQELGIQVNEFFKLDEGDVTDDEDTLRRKAYTLNIDDSVKAGNYQIAVDAYYNANKDVEEEFLTLVVQDCGVDTTPSATKITTSSGTTTTATTTTPPPVTVVTTAPTTTTVPAKAQVVTQTPAKASFLESNGYLMLVIVAIVIVSIVILGLLVVAFRK; encoded by the coding sequence ATGGTTTTAAGACAAGTAAAAATTGTATTAATGTTTCTTTTAAGTTTACTCGTAGTAGCAACTGCAGTTACTGCAGGCACTATCGGCGTAGATGTAGTTATAACACCAGAATCTCCAGCAACAGATGATACTTTAACGTGTGACGTTAAAGTTACAGGTGCAGGAGAACCATTTAATGTTTCAATTGAATGGTTTGATACTACAAGTGGCTCTAAATTAGTTGAAACAAGTGGTAGTCAACATTTTAATGTTACTGCAGGAACTTATTCATTAAATCTCGTTGCAGATACAACAAAAAACGATAAAGTTAAACCTGGGCATATTTACGATTGTATAGCAAGCGTAACTGACAAAGATAATAGCAAACAACCTGGATCAAAACAGGTTACAGTTATTAATGATGAACCAAGCTTAAGTTTTGATAGTATCGTAACTTTAATTGAAGACAAAACTCCCGCATTCCAAAGCAAACTTATTGATTTTGATGATTTTGATTTAGACGATAGTGATCCAGAACATAATCCAAATGATTTAACATTATTTACATTTACTGTAGCAGCACAAAGTTCAAGCAATGTGAAATGTGAAGTTACAGGCAGTAAAAGCAAGCCTGAATTAAAAATAACTACTACATCCAATTTCAATACTAAGGGACTTCAAACGCTTCCAACTTGTACTTTAAGAGTAAGTGATGGCTTTGATTTTGATGAAACTAGTTTCCAAGTTGAAGTTTTGGATGTAAAAGATGATCCAGTTATTACTGGTTTATCAACCACTTCTGCTGTATTAGGTCAAACATTCAGCGCAACGGTTCAAGCTACTGATGCTGATGCAGGAGATACTTTAACCTATGCTCTAGTCTCCGGTCCAACAGGCATGACCTTAAGCACAGCTGGTCAATTTAGTTGGGTGCCAACAGCAACAGGTTCATTTACTGCGCAAGTTAAAGTAACAGATGCAACAGGAGCTTTTGATACAGAAACATTCACTATAACAGTAACTGAAAAAGTGTGTGTCTCATTTACTGATGTTGATGCAGCAGTTTCCGGCGGCGGTAAAGAAGATCTTTCAGTTTCTGCTGGAAAAGTAACAGGAGATATAGAAGTGCAGCCTGGCTCAAAGTTTGAGATTGACTTTACGTTAGATAATCTCTGCACTGATGATCCTAAAATAGATAATGATGCTGATTGTGACGTAGAAGTTGAATTAGAAGAATTATGTGATGACTGCGATAAAGACAATCAAGATCAAAACCTTGATGTTGATGCAGAGAAAAAAGAAGATGCAAGCTTCACCTTCGAAATTCCAACAGAAGCAGATGACGGCAAATATGATCTCGAAGTAGACATTAAATGCGATGATAAAGATGGCGCTAAAAACTACAATGTATTTAACGGCACTATTAGTGTTGAGGTTGCCAAAGAAACACACCAAGTATACTTTAGCGAACTTACCTTAAATCCAACCTTGGTAAGCTGTGTGCGAAAACCAACCTTAACGGTTGAAGTAGCTAATGTAGGAGAAAAGGATGAAAACGTTGAATTGAGTATTTCCAATCAAGAGCTTGGCATTCAAGTCAATGAATTTTTCAAGCTTGATGAAGGAGATGTCACTGACGATGAAGATACGTTAAGACGAAAAGCTTACACCTTAAACATTGACGACAGTGTTAAAGCAGGAAACTATCAAATTGCTGTAGATGCTTACTACAATGCTAACAAGGATGTTGAAGAAGAATTCCTTACCTTAGTTGTTCAAGACTGTGGTGTTGATACAACTCCTTCAGCAACTAAAATAACAACCTCAAGTGGAACTACGACAACTGCAACAACAACTACTCCACCACCAGTAACAGTAGTAACAACTGCACCAACAACCACAACAGTGCCTGCAAAAGCGCAAGTGGTAACGCAAACACCAGCAAAAGCATCATTCTTAGAAAGCAATGGTTACTTAATGTTGGTTATTGTTGCTATTGTTATAGTATCAATCGTAATATTGGGTTTGTTAGTAGTAGCATTTAGAAAATAA